One genomic window of Haliotis asinina isolate JCU_RB_2024 chromosome 4, JCU_Hal_asi_v2, whole genome shotgun sequence includes the following:
- the LOC137282469 gene encoding uncharacterized protein yields MSLSIFVFVSLGVMTAQSLPSTMDPSFQLSFDGFMLFLKELPALRQRLEAVRQTGTSLSSRVVQLEKAILNVNSSVVTPRENIILIGKRIRHLDGRVKNITGVINSTTQRLQLLQGYTNSTTESRVNLTVLADDCDHDLSVTHDVIDNITTSLDEMFNATSNQVSERNVLLKTFQALSQKAEKIELMGCDSGFGDVRSGLPRTSALRYSHPFYDVPSTMYSLTHMEIIHSSSSNYNVNVTVTNVTKSGMSVTVQKGSYTQIRDSEYNWMACYV; encoded by the exons ATGAGTCTCTCCATCTTTGTGTTTGTGTCCTTAGGAGTGATGACAGCACAGTCCCTCCCGTCCACTATGGATCCGTCGTTTCAGTTGAGCTTTGACGGGTTCATGTTGTTTCTTAAAGAGTTGCCTGCCCTTCGTCAGCGGTTGGAAGCGGTGAGGCAAACTGGAACCTCTCTGTCATCAAGAGTTGTTCAACTGGAAAAGGCCATCTTGAACGTTAATTCATCAGTGGTGACTCCCCGAGAAAACATTATATTGATTGGGAAGCGAATTCGCCACCTGGATGGACGTGTAAAG AACATCACTGGGGTCATCAATTCGACCACACAACGTCTGCAGCTGCTGCAAGGGTACACCAATTCTACAACAGAATCACGGGTCAATTTGACAGTTCTAGCAGATGATTGTGACCATGACCTTTCTGTTACacatgacgtcatagacaacataACTACGTCCCTGGATGAAATGTTCAACGCCACCAGCAATCAGGTGTCGGAGAGGAACGTTCTACTGAAGACCTTCCAAG CGCTGTCACAGAAAGCAGAGAAAATAGAGCTGATGGGAT GTGATTCCGGATTTGGTGACGTTCGCAGCGGGTTACCTAGGACGTCGGCACTACGTTATTCCCACCCCTTCTACGACGTCCCCAGCACCATGTACAGCCTCACTCACATGGAAATCATTCACAGTAGCAGTTCAAACTACAACGTGAACGTCACTGTAACGAACGTCACAAAGTCTGGAATGTCCGTTACGGTACAGAAAGGAAGCTACACTCAAATCCGCGACTCCGAGTATAACTGGATGGCTTGCTACGTTTGA